In Pan troglodytes isolate AG18354 chromosome 20, NHGRI_mPanTro3-v2.0_pri, whole genome shotgun sequence, the genomic window AGGCCCCCAGCATCCTTTCCCCAAACCCCCATAGGAGACTCACGTGAAGGCAGGCATTGTTGTTCCACTGCGGGATGGGATCAGGCACAGCAGAGAATTTATCTAGAACAGTCTGGTTGGCATCTAGAAGTTGGACGAGGAGTCTGTACATACAGCCGCTGTCGTGTCGGGCTCCCCACCTGTGGGAGGAAGGAGCCATGAAGGCTGGACCTGCCACCCCATCTCTTTGGGTGTCTGCCTACCTTGTCCTGCCTTGTCCGAATGCCCTTCCCATGTGTGCAAATCCAGTTCCTCTAAAGAGACTCCTGGGAGGTGATCTCTGGACCCTTGGAATGTTGTGTCAGACAGGAGTGTCTTTGATGGGGACCCAGGTGGTACTGGATAATCTACCAATATGATTTAGGGCAGGGGCCAGCCACACTCATATAAATAGTCTCAGTGGGGAGTCTCCGGAAAGACCCACAATGTGACTTTCGGTGGGGGCTGGGAGTCGGGGAACGTCAGTTGACCTGGAGGCTGAGATTAACCACGTGGGCAATCGATCAATCCATCAGGCCTTGTGATGAACCCAAGAAACACTCTGGACACTGAGGCTCAAGTGAACTCCCTTGGTCAACAAAATTCCATGCATCTTGTCACACATCAGTGCCAGCATGGTAACATGTCCTGATGCCATGGGAGAAGGACAACAGAAGCTCTGTGTTTGATCTTTTCCCTGGATGCTGCTCTATGCCCTCCTTTTCttggctgattttaatctgtatctttTCCCTGTAATAAACCAGAAGTGTGTAGTAGCTTTCTGTGAGTTCGTCCAGTGAATTATTGAATTGTGAAGGTGGTTTTGGAAGTCCTCCAAACTTGTAGTTGGTAAagatgtagagatggggttttgccatgtgacccaggctggccttgaactcctggactcaggcgatcttcctgcctccgcctcccaaagtgttgggactataggcgtgagccaccatgcccagtcagattttgtttttaattattattcatCAAACTACATAACATATTTGTGTTGTTGTGACATGTGTCAGAAGCGAGGATGGTCTTAGGGATTCCATCCCCGAACTTTGTAGCGAGCTCTAAACTTCTCACAAATATTGATGCCTgtccgggcgaggtggctcacgcctgtaatcccaacactttgggaggccgaggtgggtggatcacttgaggttaggagttcgagaccagcctggccaacatggtgaaaccttgtctctactgaaaatacaaaaattagccaggcgtggtggcaggtgcctgtaatcccagctacgaggcaggagaatcactggaacccaggaggcagaggttgcagtgagctgagatcgcgccattgcactccagcctgggcgatagagggagaccctgtctcaaaaacaaaaaacaaacaaatattggTGCCTGGCTCTCACCCTCAGATGCTCAGATTTAATGGGTATGAATGGTGCCTGggcattttatgttttaaaagctaCCTTTATGAGGTGTGGCAAAATTTGGGAGCCACTGATTATCACAATCAAATAGTACCCACTGatcaaaacaacacaaatatgttACATAGTTTGATaagtaataacaaaaaataaaatctggccagccgtggtggctcacacctgtaatcccagcactttgggaggcagaggtggaaggactgcttgaatccaggagttcaaggccagcctgggtgacatggcaaaaccccatctctacagaaaatatggctgggcgtggtggctcacacctgtaatcccaggactttgggaggcagaggcgggcagatcacctgaggtcaggagttcgaggccagcctggccaacatggccagaccccgtctctactaaaaatacaaaaattagccaggcctggtggtacacacctgcaatccgagctactggggaggctgaggcaggagaatcacttgaatccagaaggcagaggttgcagtgagctgagattgtgccattgcactccagcctgggtgacaagtgaaactttgtctcaaaaaaacaaaaaattcaaaaattagccaggcatgtaaAATTAGccagtatgcacctgtagtcccagttactcaggaggctgaggtgggaggattttttgaggccaggtggtggagattgcagtgagccgagatcacgccactgcactcctgcctgggtaaaagagcaagactctgtctctaaaaaaaaaaaaaaaaatcttattggaGATGTATCTCTTAATGAGATGGAGTTGGGGAATAGGGTTATGGTGCCTTGATTAAGAGTGAatttgctggccaggcacagtggcttatgcctgtaatcccggcactttaataggctgaggtgggcagatcacctgaggtcagcagttcaagaccagcctgggcaacatggtgaaaccccatctctactaaaaataaaaaaaaatagccaggtgtggtggtgcacacctgtaatcccagctactcgggaggctgaggcaggagaatcacttgaacctgggaggcagaggttgcagtgagctgagattgcaccattgcactctagcctgggccacctagtgagactctgtctcaaaaaaaaaaaaaaaaaaaaaagtgaatttgctAAGGCCCCAAATTTCCAATGGCCACTTTGCCTGGCTCCCCAGTCAGTAGTCCTTACATCTGGGGACCACACCTTAGTGAGGGGCTTTTTTCCTATAAAACTAGAGAAGGGGGACACTGAGAAAGAGATTGGGGAACGAGAATCATATGATACTTCCCACACAGATGTAACCTATAGCAGATTAATTTTGTAATAGGGGGCTCATGGCTGTAGTGGACCTGGAATTTGACTCCCATAAAACCATCTGGGTCATATATCCCCTGGAAAGTCTTCATGCACCCCAGTTTCAAGACCATCACTACAGAGGACAAGCTCTGGAGTCAGAATCTGACTCTGGGCCTTATGCCAGGTTCTGCCAAACCCAGGCTGTGTGACCAGACCAGGGCAAGTCatctcccctttctttttttttttgatggagtctcactttgttgcccaggctggagtgcagtggtgccatctcagctcactgcaacctccacttcccgggttcaagtgattctcctgcctcagcctcccgagtagctgggactacagacacgtaccaccacgcccagctaactttttgtatttttagtagagatgggttttgccatgttggccaggctggtctcgaactcctgacctcaagagatctgcccacctcagcctccccgagtgctgggattacaggcgtgagccaccgtgcccagactgcCATCTCCCCTTTCCCAACCTCTCAATTTCCTGAGAAGCTCTGAATGATCTGAGGGCTTGAAATACACCTTCCCACAGGATCAAGGTTCAAAAAAGGTGCTCACATAAAGTACTTGCTATGTGTTTGCCATATAATAATTGTCTTTGCAAGAGCCCTATCTTGTAAACAGGGGAAACAGAGGTATgctgtgacttgcccaaggctacaAAGCCACAGAGCTAgggtttgaatctgggaggtctGGCTTCAGAACCTAAGCTCTTGGCTAACTATGCTGTTTTCTCCTCCTAAGGCAAGGAGCATCTCATTCATTCACAGACAAGACTGAGCTGGGCCAAAGGTCTCTGTACTGGATCTCATTTTCTGTCTTCCAATCCACATGCTTTTGGGCATGAGCAGAAAGTGTGTACTCTGCTAATTACTAGAACTGTGAGTGTGTTTTTCACTTCACCTccctgaacttcagtttcttttctttctttctttctttttttccaggactgagtctcactctgtcatccaggctggagtgcagtggtacaacctccgcctcctgggttcaagtgattctcctgcctcagcctcccaagtatgtgggactacaggtgtgcactaccaggcccggctaattttttttttgtatttttagtagagacgaggttttgccatactggttgggctggtctcgaactcctgacctcaagtgatctgcctgcctcgaccccccaaagtgctgggattataggtgtgagccatcatggctGGCCTGAACTTCAGATTTTTTATCTGTAAGGAGGGGTTAGGAGGCCTAAATTAAGTCACCCATAAAAAGGCCATGTCACATGCAGTCAGTGCTTAGCAAGGGGCTATTTTAATCGTCACACTCACCAGTCAGAGACACAAATCTCAATCCTGCCACTATCCAGCAGTTCTGGCCACAGACCCTCCTCCTCTAGGTCCAAGACCTGCTTCTTGCAACACCAGCTGGGAATGCAGGAGACAGGGGAATGAGAACAGGCAGGCCTTTCTCAACAAGGGGCCGGACCTTTGGATAGCAGGGGCATTCACCTGAATGAAGTCACGAAGCACGTCTGAGAAGGGGCCCCAGGCACGGTTGTCCTGTTTTCCTCCACCACCCAGCCGTCCCCACCGTGCTGCACCATCCACTTTCGGAGGCCTTCTGTGAAATAAAAAAGGCTTGTGCCCAAGTTCCAGTCGTCCGCCTGTTGGTTCCTAGTGAGACCCCGCCCCTAGCCCCTCCCACGTGCTCACAGTGCAGCTCACTCACCTGACCCTTCCCACCGAGGCCCcgcccccttcccctcccaccaGCTCAGGGCAAAGCCCCGCTCCTCTGGCCCTTCTCGCTGATTTGCAGCAAAGCCCTGCCCCTCCAACCCCTCTCTCGGGCTCCCAGAActgccccactcccacccctcccACAGGCAACCGGTGAAGCCCTGCCCAGCCAGCCCTGCACCCTGCGTGCCAATGCTGCCTCGTCCCTCCGACACCTCACACCTGCTCCCAATGCTGCCCCGCCCCTCCGGCACCTCCCACCGGCTCCCAACGCTGCCCCGCCCCTCCGACACCTCACACCGGCTCCCAACGCTGCCCCGCCTCTCCGACTCCTCCCACCGGTTCCACTGCGGCCCTGCCCCTGCGGCCCCTCGTACCGGTCCCAGTGCGGCCCCGCCCCTCCGGCCCCGCTACCGCTCCCACTGTGGCCCAGCATCCTGGACTTCCTCTTCCGAGATCCCACCTTGGCCGCAGGGGTTGCGAATAAGGTTGCGTCCGATGGGTCTGCGCGCGCAGAAGCGGCCCAGGGGGCAAGGCCTGGCGTTACGGGCGGGAGACTGGCAGCTGCGGGCGAGGTGCAGCAGCGCGCGGCCGGTGGCGCCGTGGTCGCGGGCCAGGATCAGCAGCCACAGGGCCTGGCCGTCCACCAGGGCTCGCCAGCCCCGGCACACTTGGCGGCAGCGCCCGAGCAGCGTGCGCGGGGGGACGTGGCTCAGCACCACCAGAAGCAGCTCCGGGGGTAGTTGGCTCAGGTCCAGCGCCTCTTCGGGTTCCGGCTCCGGCGCGGGGACCCGGGCGGCCCGGCCCCTGGAGACCGAGGCGCCCATGGTCCCCCCGCCAGGCCCGGCTGTGGCTGCGGGAGAGGAAGGGTCAAGGCGTCAGGGACCAGCAGCCTCCGCGGCGCGCAGCCTATGCCTGCCCTGATTCTGCCAGCCGCACCCCTATCTTCACCATCCCTGGGCCCCGTCCCCAAgtccccatcccccagcccgTCCTTGATAGCCCCGATATCCCGGAGACCCCGCGGTCTGTGTGTATGCCCCGAATTGCATGCAATCAGCCCCCCTCGGCGGCCGCACCGACACCCCACCCCAAGTCCTACCCCGGGGCCTGGCGGCGCTCCTCGCCGGGATGCCCTAGCTGTGCCGCAAGCTCCCCACGCCCCTCTGCGTCCTTTTTACTCGCCGGCCCCTCCCCTCTTACTAGCCAGCTTCACCCACCCCTGCATCCTCTTTCTTACTCGCCAGCCCCTcccgcctgctccctcccgctCTCCAAACCCAACCTGCTTCCCGCGACGGGGCCAGGTGCAGCCAGGAGCCAGGGTCTGCCGCTCACAGCCGTCCCCTCCAGCTGGCCTCCAGCCGGCCCCTTGAAGTGTCCCTAATTCGTTAGTGGCAATGAGACGTCTGGCTCTGAGCAACCATTGTTATTTTGGTCAGGCTTCTGAGTGGGAGGCCTCGTATCCGTTAACGTGTTAAAAAATTTCCATCACCTTTAAGGTCGGGCATAGTTATCTTCATTTCACAGGAGAAAACAGGCTCCGGCTGCTAAAAATTAATGCAACCAATAGTAACACCAGCCAACTTTTATGGACGGTTTTACTGCCAGCCAGGGTGGCAACCCCATGAAGTAGGTGCTGTTATGCCCTTTACTTCACAGGTGAAAAAACTGAGACCAGCAGAGGCCAAGTGGCTTGTCTATGATCACCAGCTAGTAGGGATTTGAATCCAGCCAGCCTAGCTCCGGAATTCCTCATTTTAACCTCTAGATCAGCTctgtccaataaaaatacaattgtggctgggtgcagtgactcatgcctgcaatcccagcactttgggaggccaaggcaggcggattgcttgaggtcagaagttcgagaccagcctggccaacatggtgaaaccccgtctctactaaaaatacaaaaattagctgggcgtggtagcacgcgcctgtaatcccagctaatttggaggctcaggcaggagaattgcttgaatccgggacggggaggttgcagtgagcagagattgcaccactgcactccagcctgtgcaaaagagggagtgagactccgtctcaaaaaacaaacagaaaaaaaaaattgtgaaagttGATCATCTGAATTGGATCCTTCTTGTCATATCCAACTAAAACAAAGTTGAGAGGCCGGGGGGAAAAACACTTAGGGCAGATACCATTGCTCCAAGAATGTGATTCTCTGCAAGCCTGGCTGTTAAAACTGCCTGTTGTAACCTGGAAGCAGTCTAACTGGTACTGAAAAAACCTGCCGTGACTCTAAGACTAGTTTTTCCCTCTGCTGTCGCTTACCAGTCAGAACTTGCCAGCTCCCCAGAACGTTGCTAGTGTCAATGAACTTTCTTGCAAAACAATACCTaacatttctgtttcttataaAAACCTCTAACCTCTTTGTTCTTTGAAAGTTCTGAAGACCGCCTGGTCTGTGTGGATGCCTCGAATGTCAATTCTTGCttcccaaataaaacattttattatttttttgagacagagtctcgctctgtcgcccaggctggagggcagtgatgcaatctcgtctcactgcaacctccgcctcatgggttcaagcgattctcctgcctcagtctcccgagtagctgggattacaggcgcatgccaccatgcccagctaatttttgtatttttagtagagatggggtttcaccatgttggccaggatggtctcaaactcccgacctcaggtgatctgcccgcctcagcctcccaaagtgctgggatcgcaggcatgagccaccgcgacaaaacattttaaatcgaGAGATTTGtctctatatctctatattttatttggctTCGACATAACGTGAGCTGTATACATAGTTTAAGACATcaacaaacaaaaccagacaTGGATTCTTCCCCACAAAGAACTTACCTTCTAGAGGGAGAGACATGATAAACAGTTGGCATAATGAGCAAATTACGTAGTATCagggaaataattaaatataaaacctccaggctgggcatgatggctcacgcctgtaatcccagaactttgggaggctgaggcaggcagatcacttgaggtcaggagtttgagaccagcctggccaaaacggcgaaactccgtctctactgaaaatacaaaaattagccgggcatggtggcgcatgcctgtgatcccagctactcgggaagctgaggcatgcgAATCACTTCaacaagggaggcagaggttgcagtgagctgagacctcaccactgcactccagcctaggcgacagagtgagaagctgtcttaaataaataaaataaataaaacctccttTTGACCCTCTTAGGATCCTCTCCACAAATGCAGAAAAGAATTAAATGGGTCctggcatgggggctcacacctgtaatcccagcactttgggaggccgaggcaggaggatctcttgagcccaggagtttgagaccagcgctggcaacacagtgaaaccctgtctctacaaaaaatttaaaaagtagctgcaaatagtggtgtgcacctgtagtctcagctacttgggaggctgaggtgggaggatggcttgagcctgggaggttgaggctgcagtgagctgtgatcatgccactgcacttcagcctgggctacacattgagaccctgtctcaaaaaaaaaaaaaaaaaaaaaaaagagaaaaagaaaaagaaaacaagaaaaaaaaaagaatgaaacggTTGTATTAGTGTATACACTTTAAACTAGCCTGTAATGTGCGTCTGCCATGATGAACAGTAAACataataagtgtgtgtgtgttaaaaagtGATTAGTGCTGTGAAAAATTAGAGCAGAGAAGGGAAATGGGGCATAACGAGGCTGGGTTGGGTGGATAGGAGAGGGAGACCCTGAATTAGGAGAGATGGATGAACTATTATGCTGGTCTAATTTCTTCTcaatatgtatattttcatttttaaaattttgtttcaactggacacggtggctcacacctgtatcccaacactttgggaggccgaggcaggtggatcacctgaggtcaagtgtttgagaccagccaggcatgaaccactgcacctggcctgattttgaAGCGGAGGTTGGAGTAAgttgagattgagccactgcactgtaacctgggtgacagagcaagactccatctcaaaaaaaaaaaaaaaaaaaaaaattccaagtagGTCAAAAGGGCAGATACTGAAAAGTCAGTGTCCTTTTCCAGTCCCTGGTTCTCCTCCCAAGGGCAAGACTCTTGGTGTCCACCCCAAagacaccacacccagacagGATTCACCCATCTCTCTGAGGGCTGCTACCTGAGAGACTTTATCTGCAAATAAGATGACCTTTGTTCTCAGTGCAGTTCTGCCCCTCACCCTACCTTAGCTTGTCACCACCATGGTCCAGAAGCCTCCTAGCCCCTATCTATTTCTGTATCTCAAAATGCTATTTAAGCTTCAACCATCTGGACCTTCTTTGAATCTCATACTTTGtggggtttctctgtgtgtgcacataaTGGATTTGTGTGCCTTTTCTCTGGTTCATTTGTCTACTGTCAAGTTTATTTCAGAGACTCAAATTATCAAGCCTTCAGAGACGGTGGATGGAAAGTTTCACTTGTCCCTTCActtgttaaaaattttataaagttcttttgagatgaagtctcactctgtcacccagtttggagtgcagtggtgtgatcctggctcactgcagacttgacctcccaggctcaagccatcctcccacctcagcctctcaaagtgctgggattgcaggcatgagtcaggtcactgcagctgtgacctcccagcctcaagtgatcctcccatctcagcctctcgaatacatgggattataggcacagcTATAGTCCCACCATGtctgggtaattttaaaattttttttgcagagatggggtcttgctacaatATCCAGTctcatctcaaactcttggcctcaagtgatcctcctgccttggtctcccaaagtgctgggattacaggtgtgagccatcacactggCCTTGTCCCTATACTTTATAGCCAGAAAAGGGCTGAGGAAAgcagaaacagagaacaaaaaaaCGGATCGGCACTTTCAAAATTACCTTCCTTGTAATGGATAAAGCAGAGTTGTTCTT contains:
- the FBXO27 gene encoding F-box only protein 27 isoform X1 yields the protein MGASVSRGRAARVPAPEPEPEEALDLSQLPPELLLVVLSHVPPRTLLGRCRQVCRGWRALVDGQALWLLILARDHGATGRALLHLARSCQSPARNARPCPLGRFCARRPIGRNLIRNPCGQEGLRKWMVQHGGDGWVVEENRTTVPGAPSQTCFVTSFSWCCKKQVLDLEEEGLWPELLDSGRIEICVSDWWGARHDSGCMYRLLVQLLDANQTVLDKFSAVPDPIPQWNNNACLHVTHVFSNIKMGVRFVSFEHRGQDTQFWAGHYGARVTNSSVIVRVRLS
- the FBXO27 gene encoding F-box only protein 27 isoform X2, with the protein product MGASVSRGRAARVPAPEPEPEEALDLSQLPPELLLVVLSHVPPRTLLGRCRQVCRGWRALVDGQALWLLILARDHGATGRALLHLARSCQSPARNARPCPLGRFCARRPIGRNLIRNPCGQGLRKWMVQHGGDGWVVEENRTTVPGAPSQTCFVTSFSWCCKKQVLDLEEEGLWPELLDSGRIEICVSDWWGARHDSGCMYRLLVQLLDANQTVLDKFSAVPDPIPQWNNNACLHVTHVFSNIKMGVRFVSFEHRGQDTQFWAGHYGARVTNSSVIVRVRLS
- the FBXO27 gene encoding F-box only protein 27 isoform X5; amino-acid sequence: MGASVSRGRAARVPAPEPEPEEALDLSQLPPELLLVVLSHVPPRTLLGRCRQVCRGWRALVDGQALWLLILARDHGATGRALLHLARSCQSPARNARPCPLGRFCARRPIGRNLIRNPCGQEGLRKWMVQHGGDGWVVEENRTTVPGAPSQTCFVTSFSWCCKKQVLDLEEEGLWPELLDSGRIEICVSDWWGARHDSGCMYRLLVQLLDANQTVLDKFSAVPDPIPQWNNNACLHKWTS
- the FBXO27 gene encoding F-box only protein 27 isoform X4 produces the protein MGASVSRGRAARVPAPEPEPEEALDLSQLPPELLLVVLSHVPPRTLLGRCRQVCRGWRALVDGQALWLLILARDHGATGRALLHLARSCQSPARNARPCPLGRFCARRPIGRNLIRNPCGQEGLRKWMVQHGGDGWVVEENRTTVPGAPSQTCFVTSFRWGARHDSGCMYRLLVQLLDANQTVLDKFSAVPDPIPQWNNNACLHVTHVFSNIKMGVRFVSFEHRGQDTQFWAGHYGARVTNSSVIVRVRLS
- the FBXO27 gene encoding F-box only protein 27 isoform X3; translation: MGASVSRGRAARVPAPEPEPEEALDLSQLPPELLLVVLSHVPPRTLLGRCRQVCRGWRALVDGQALWLLILARDHGATGRALLHLARSCQSPARNARPCPLGRFCARRPIGRNLIRNPCGQEGLRKWMVQHGGDGWVVEENRTTVPGAPSQTCFVTSFSWCCKKQVLDLEEEGLWPELLDSGRIEICVSDWWGARHDSGCMYRLLVQLLDANQTVLDKFSAVPDPIPQWNNNACLHRHSFTMLPGLVLNSCAQAILPPQPPIVLGLQAQATASSP